One window of Gemmatimonadota bacterium genomic DNA carries:
- a CDS encoding type II toxin-antitoxin system PemK/MazF family toxin codes for MFNPGDVVVLDFPGVTGTKRRPSVIVSSSVYHASRPDVIVGLITSQTVALGPMDYVLQDWSQAGLRIPSVFRSFFVTLPSATHPTLVGHLSDRDWQGVCACVRIALEPLASSE; via the coding sequence TTGTTTAATCCAGGCGATGTGGTGGTGCTTGACTTTCCTGGCGTGACCGGCACCAAACGTCGACCGTCCGTGATTGTTTCCTCTTCAGTTTATCATGCCTCGCGGCCTGATGTGATCGTTGGCCTGATTACGAGCCAAACTGTAGCGCTTGGTCCTATGGACTATGTATTGCAAGATTGGTCGCAGGCTGGCTTGAGGATACCCTCAGTTTTTCGCAGTTTTTTTGTCACCCTACCCTCCGCTACCCATCCTACGCTTGTCGGCCATCTATCTGACCGCGATTGGCAAGGCGTATGTGCGTGTGTAAGAATTGCTCTGGAGCCATTGGCCTCCTCAGAGTGA